The region CAGTCGATCAATGCCCCTTGCTTCATCTGCAACGCTGATTGCCGTCGGTACCAGAATGCCAACGAGAAGCGTGATTAAAGGTTTCAGGTGGGTAACAGATCGATGCGGTCTAAAATCCGCGGTGATCGGCGTCACTTGGCATTCGCCAATCACCGCGCGGTGACAAGCTGACCGAACCGACTTTGGGACCATCGGGAACACAATTTCGCTTGAACTGATTGCGGAAGAATCGCGTCGCAAATTGATCGAGCGTGCTCGCGATCGTTGCTTGATCGTAGTCGCCATCAAAACGGGCTTGCGTCGCGAGGTAAAGAATCTTGTCGCGATCGAAGCCGTTGCGAACAAAATGATACAAGAAAAAGTCATGCAATTCGTAAGCTCCGATCGACGCTTCGGTGTTCTGTCGGATTTCGCCGTCAGGTCCCGGAGGCAGCAACTCGGGCGAGATCGGCGTGTCGGCAACACGGTGAAGCAGCTCTGTCGTCTCGCCTTGGAAATAATGGTCGGCGGCAAATCGAACTAAGAATCGCACCAACGTTTTCGGGATCGAAGTATTGACGTTGTACATCGACATATGATCGGCATTATAGGTCGACCAACCGAGTGCCTGTTCACTCATGTCACCGGTGCCGAGCACGAAACCACGGTTCATCAACAACATCGTACGGATACGGGCTTGGACATTCTCGAACGTCAGGTCGGCCGCATCCTCGGGAACCTGATAGAGCCGCTCTTGCAGCGACTGTACCGTCGTCTGTTCATCGATCTCAATCCCTAGCGGTGAGTGTCCAAGCGACCGAAAAGTGTCGAGACAAAGTTGGCGAATGTCGATGCATTCGCCGGTGATCCCGGTTTGTTCGATCAATCGATCGGCGCTCGTTTTGGTGTGCGTGGTCGTTCCAAAACCAGGCATGGTGATTCCAACGAGACTCGTCCGTGGCCAGTTGGCGGCATCGACAGCCTGAATCGCCACCAACAACGCGAGGGTGCTATCGAGACCACCAGAAATCCCAATTGCCAACGGCGTTGTCTTGGATAGACACGAAAGGCGTTTGACCAGGCCGGCCGACTGGACCGCAAAAATTTCTGCACAGCGATCGGCGAGCTCCTCCGACTTCGCCGGGACGAACGGATGCGCATCGACGTATCGCCGCAACTTTGTTGGAGCGGGTTTCGCCGGTTTTTGATTGCTCAGCTCCACCCAGCGAAACGAGTTTGATTGACGATCGATCGCATCATCGAACGAGCTGACAAGACGACGGTCGTGGGCAAGTCGTTGCAAATCAAGATCACAGCAGACTTCGGTTTCCTTGACATAAGGCGGGGTTTCCCCGTCACCGATCCGCCGCGACTGGCCGAGCAAACTTCCGTTTTCGGCAATCAAACAATGTCCGCCGAACACCAAGTCCGATGATGATTCGCCGGGGCCCGCGGAGGCGTATACGTAGCCGGCGATACACCGCCCGGATTGGGAACGAACTAGGTCACGACGCCATTCCGCTTTGCCAATCGTTTCATTGGAAGCCGACAGATTCAGCAACACATTCGCACCGGCAATTGCTTGGTTTCCGCTGGGCGGATTCGGTGTCCAAAGGTCTTCGCATAGCTCGATCCCCAATACCGCTTCGCCGCATCGAAATAACAAGTCGGTGCCGAAAGGAACCGAGTCACCATCGATCGATACGTGATTGGGATCCCCAGGACCGGATGGGCGAAAGTGCCGGCCTTCGTAGAATTCGCGATAATTGGGTAGAAATGTTTTCGGCACCACACCGGCGATCCGGCCACTATCCAAGACTGCGGCGACATTCATCAACGATCCCGCAACCCGGAGTGGCAACCCGACCACGACGCTGACAGCCTTGCCCGCGGTTCGCCGAGCCAGTTCGATTAGTTGTTGCTCGGCAGCCGTGAGCAACCACTGACAACCGAATAAATCTCCGCAGGTGTACCCTGTCAGCCCGAGTTCGGGAAAAACAATCAGATCGGCATCGCTCGAATCAATGACAGCCCCGATCGAGTTTGCGTTTTGCTGCGGATTCCCCACCGAAACGTGAGGCGCCGCCGCAAGGACGCGATAGATCCCATGTTCAAATGCTTCGTTATCAGTTGGCAAAACGCGGCCATCGGTTGGAACTACTTCATAATCGGACCGGCGACATTGTAATGGGGCGGCTTTCACGAGACGACTTCCCATCAGCTATAATTTGACCGCGGAAGGGTGCCCAAACCCCATCACCCCATTCTCGTTCGCCCTCAAATTGAAACCTGAACATGACTAGATTACTGACAACTACTCTGGCGTTGATGTTCACCGCGTCGATCGCATCGGCCCACTGCCAAGTACCGTGTGGCATTTATGGCGACCAAATGCGTTTCGAGCAAATGCTTGAAGACACGCAGACGATTTCCAAGGCGCAATCGCAAGTCGGCGAAATCGCTAAAGGAAACCTTCAAGAAGCCCAGGCGATCAATCAGGCCGCTCGCTGGGTCACCACCAAAGAAGAGCACGCGACAAAGATCCAAAGCACGATCGCCGCGTACTTCATGGCTCAGCGAATTAAAGCCGATGGCGACAACTACACCAAGAAACTGACTGCCGCGCACGCCGTGATGGTCGGTGCGATGAAGTGCAAGCAATCTGCCGACCCGGCGACCGCAAAAGCACTTGAAAAAGCGATCTTCGATTTTTACCGCGTTTACGAAGGCAAAGAGCCCGATTTTGCACATTCGCATTGATCGGTCACTCAGAGCCCTGCTGCGACGCAAGACACGTCACCCCAGAAGAGAAAAAGCCGGCTGGACCAATCCAACCGGCTTTCAAAATACGTTCACGAAGTCAATCCGAGAACGGTCAATTCCATGTCGCGTCGTCTTTTCCGGAAAGGTGCTGCTGCAAGAAACTCGCCCGGCGAGCGTGACGTTCGGCGGTACCAAGGATTCGCCCTTGCAGTTTCTGCAGGTGGGCGGACTGTGATTGCAAGAACAACTGGTTGATGATTTTGACATCGGGTTTGTCGATCAAGCCCATGCTGATGCCCAGCCGAATCTTGGACAGATGGTGCATCGTTTCTTCGCTGCTGATTTTTCTTGCGGTACTTAAGATCCCCATCGCACGGCTGACTTCGTCGTGCAGATCATCGCGATTGTTTTTCAACAGCGCTTCGCGTGCTTTGCGTTCGTACTCGATGATCCGAGGGGCGACTTCTTTGCCGACCAAGTCTAATAATTCTGATTCGGTGTAGCCCAGCGTGACCTGGTTACTGACTTGATAAAAGTCACCGGTGTACTGTGATCCTTCGCCGTAAAGGCCGCGAACGGTCACATTGATTCGTTGCATACTGCGGAACACGCGATCCATTTGTTCGGTGATCACCAACGCGGGCAGATGCAACATCACGCTCACCCGCAGTCCCGTGCCGACGTTGGTCGGGCAGGCGGTTAAGTATCCGTAGCGGGGATGAAAGGCGTAGAGCACGACTTCTTCGAGCATGTCATCGATTCGGTTGACCTGCTTCCAAGTGTTCTCGATATCCAATCCGCTACGCATCACTTGGATTCGCAAATGATCCTCTTCATTGATCATCACGCTGTAGCCTTCGCTGGCATCAAAAGCGACCGCGCGAGATCCATCGGAGTCGGCGATTTCCCGGCTGATCAACTGCCGTTCGACCAGCAACTGCCGGTCGATTTCCGAGAGCGGTTCGAGGTCGACATATTGGGCCGATTCCCAGAGGCGATCGGCGATCGTTTCCATCCGCGAGCGAACCGTCCGTTCGATACTCAACCGGTCTTCGTCACTGCAGCGACGAATGAAAGGAAAGTCGGCGAGGTTGCGTGCCAAGCGAACGCGGGTGCTGATCACGATATCCGACTCAGGGCCTTCGCCTCGCATCCATTCGCCGGTGTAGCGTGCAAGCTGTTCAAAGTCAGCGTCACGTTTCACGATTGGTCATCCGTTTCAGTGTTAGGTGGATTCAGCGGGGCGGCCATATTTTTCAATTCGTCGCGAAGCTCGGAAGCGCGTTCATAGTCCTCCGACTTGATCGCTTCTTCCATTTCGCTCCGCAGTTTAATCATCCGAGCTTGGGAGTCGGCTGTCCCGGCAGACCGCTGAGGATGTTTGCCGGCGTGATCGGTGCGGTCATGAACGTTGATCAGTAGTGGGCGTAAATCGGCTTCGAAATGCGTGTAATCGTACGGGCACCCCAAACGACCGCTGTTTCGAAACTCGCGGAACGTGATCCCGCAAACGGGACATTCTTTCTGATCGAGCTCTTCAAGGTCATCGCCGCTTTGTCCGAGTTGCTTCGCAAGTGCCGTCGCGATCGCCGCCATCGGAGAACTGGCGCCTTTGTGCAGAAACCCCTTGGCGTGTTCTTCGCAAAGGTGCATCACCTGGGGCCCGGTCGGTTCGGTCAGTTCGGTGATATGGAAGGTCGCCGGTTTTTCGCAGAATTGGCACTTCATGATTTGCTACCGGTTCGAATCTAAAATTGATCGTTCGCGTTTTGGCCGACTCGATTCTATCGCTCGCCGAATGCAAAACCAACCCAGCAGCGTTGAAGGCGTCACGATCGGCGATCATCTGGGGGGCATCGCGACACGACCAAAACCGGGCGGAGTTCCCCCGAACCTTCCCGCTGGTGGTGAAGTCCTGCTGGGACGAATAAAAACGTGGTCAGCTCGTGCGGTCATCACCACCGCTGCGGAGGTCGCCTGCCGTCGCTGCGACGTGTTTTGCGGCGGGCTTCCATCGGTCAGCCCCCTACACGTCGGACGCTCGGGGGACAACACTAGCGGGAATCCGCTTGAAAAGGCCAAAATTGGCAGGATCGTGCGAGATTTCATTGCAGCCGGATCCCCCTGTTGTTCGAGTCCACTAAGCAGTCGCCCCGTTCCTGATCTTCATCTGACGATGCATCACCCGACCCCAAACGCCTTTGCCGCCTTGGCGACTGAGTATGACTTTGTCCCCGTTTATCGGCGACTACTCAGCGATGCCCTTACGCCCGTGACCGCTTTCCGGCGCCTTGATGGTGCCGCCCGTCAAAGCAGCCGATCGAACACGTCACCGGCCGAAACGACCGGCGGTGCCTGCCTTTTCGAAAGTGTGATCGGGGGCGAAAAGGTCGGCCGATATAGTTTCTTGGCCGTCGAGCCGATCTTGCGGTTTGCCGCGACACGCCGGCAAGTGCAGGTGCTGGACCTTGAACGCGGCCAAGTAATTGACGAGTTCGAAGATCCCGATCCGCTTAATGCTTTTCGCAAGTACCTTGATAAAACGGTCGCGCAGCTTGATGAACTGCCGCCCTTTGTCGGGGGTGCGATCGGGTATGCCGGCTACGATGTCGTCCGCTATGTCGAGGACTTGCCCCATTCACCCGAGGACGATCGCGGTATCCCCGATCTCGACTTTGCGTTCTATCACACGGTCTGTGTGTTCGACCATGTCGACAAAACGATCACGGTCGTCACCCTCGCCGATTGCCGTCACATCAACGACGAATCATCCGCGTCGGAGGTGTATCGGCAAGCGTCCGAACAAGTCGATCAAACCATCGATCGCTTGATGGGAACCGGTGGCGATCAATTCCAGCCCGCCGCCTGGGATGAATCGGTATGGCGGCAATCGGCGAAGGAGTCACCCCTGACGATTGAATCGAACTTCACCCGTGAAACGTTTTGCGATGCGGTGCGTCAGTGCGTGGAATACATCCGTGCTGGCGATATCTTTCAAGTCGTCCCCAGCCAACGTCTGTCGGTGAAGACGGAGGTGGATCCGTTAGAGATCTACCGCTCCCTGAGGGTCGTCAATCCGAGCCCCTTCATGTTCTACTTGAGAACCGGCGATTGCGTTTTGGTCGGCTGCTCACCCGAGATCATGTGTCGTGTCGAAGACTCCATCGTCACCGTACGACCGCTCGCCGGTACAAGGAAGCGTGGCCAGACCGAGAAGGAAGACAAGGCGCTCGAACAAGAGTTGCTAGCCGACCCTAAGGAGCGTGCCGAACACGTCATGCTGGTCGACCTGGGACGCAACGATGTCGGCCGAGTGGCACAGTTCGGTTCGATCGAATTGACCGAGGTGATGGTCGTCGAACGTTACAGCCACGTCATGCACATCAGTAGCGAAGTGCAAGGCAAACTGCGAGAGGGCTTGGACGCATTCGACGCACTCAAGGCAGCACTTCCCGCCGGAACCGTTTCCGGTGCCCCGAAGGTACGCGCCATGGAAATTATCGATCAGATCGAACCTCATCGACGCGGACCTTACGCCGGCGCCGTCGGTTGGGTCGACTATCGGGGAAACATGGATACCTGCATCGCCCTGCGTACCATGGTGATCAAGGACGGAACGGTCCATGTCCAAGCCGGCTGCGGTGTCGTCGCCGACAGCGACCCCGATGCCGAGTACGACGAAACGATGAACAAGGCGCGAGCGTTGATTACCGCGATCGAACTAACCGTGCAGCGTCTCGGTAGTAACTCTTAGATCATCCGCGGCAGCTTTCTGTGCCTACGTTGATCGAAAGCGGACTGATTTACGGCGCAAAGATTCACGGCGGAAACGAAACTTCTGGCGAAGTCGCCCCCCCCCGACCCAACGAGGGGCGAAACACTCGGCTACAATGGCGGTCGATCCGACCGTCCCTGTCTCTGCCCGGAGTTTTACGATGCGGCCATGTTGGTTGTCTCGCCCATTGTTGGGTTTGGTGGTGTCATTCTTTTTCGCCGCACACTCGCACGCGGCGACTCCTTCTGCGGACGCCCAGTCGCTGTTGGACAACGCGGGGATCAAAGCCGGGTTCTTCGTCCACTTGGGCTGTGAAGATCCAGAACTTGCCAAAGCACTCGGCGGCGGTGACTCGGTGCAACTGCAAGTCCTGTTGGATGATGACGCTGCCGTTGATCGGTTCCGAACGCGACTTCGATCGAGCGGTGACTACGGCGATATCTCAGCCGACCACTTAGACGGTGATCAATTGCCCTACGTCGACAACATGGTCAATCTCTTGATCGCCGAGTCGACCGCGGGACTGACCACTGACGAACTATTGCGAGTGCTCGTCCCAAACGGCGTGGCACTGATCAAGCAAGGCGACCGATGGGAACGACGCGTCAAACCACGGCCGGACAACATTGACGAATGGACGCATTACCTGCACGACCCGACTGGCAATTCGGTCGCCCATGATGACGTGGTTGCCCCGCCACGTCACCTGCAATGGGTTGGTTCGCCGCGTTGGTCGCGGCACCACGATCGAATGGCCAGCATGAGCGCTTTGGTTTCGGCGGGCGGACGGATGTTCTACATCATGGACGAAGGCAGTCGCATCTCGATTCAGTTGCCTTCGAAATGGAAATTGATCGCGCGCGATGCCTTCAACGGAACCATCCTTTGGAAAAAAGACATCGCGACATGGCAATCACACCTATGGCCGTTAAAGAGCGGCCCCAGTCAACTCGCACGCCGACTCGTTTGCACCGAAGACCGCGTCTACGCGACACTTGGCTATAACGCCCCATTGGTAGCCTTGGATGCCGAAACCGGTGAAGTGTTGCAGGAGTACGCCGACAGCGATGCAACCGAAGAGATCATTTCGACCGGCGAGACACTGTACCTCGTTGTCCGGAAAGGCGAAGCAGAACTGCAGAACTACGTGCCATTGTTTGGCACCGTTGGAGACCAAGCGCGTTCTCGAAGCATCCTCTGGAACGAAGAACCACGTGTGCTGATGGCGTTTGACGCCAGTAGCGGTGAACGGCTCTGGTCCAAGAAGTCGGTCGTTTCGCCGCTGTCACTTTCGGCAAGCGACGGCAAGGTCTTCTTTCATGATGGCGAACACATCGTCTGCGTCAACGGCCACGACGGAGAACAAGTTTGGCGGAGTGATTCGGTCACGCGGCGAGATTCATTCACCTTCAATTTCGGGCCCCGCTTGGTCTTACACGACGATGTCGCGCTGTACGCCGGCGGCGATGGCAAACTGGTCAGCTTGGACGCCAAGAGCGGCGAACGCCTTTGGGAAGCCGACTTCCCCAACAGTGGCTACCAGTCGCCACAAGACTTGATGGTCGTCGACGGCCTAGTTTGGCTGGCTCCCTTGACCAGCGGGCGCGATTCCGGCGTCTACACCGGACGCGATCCCAAAACCGGCAAAGTCGAAAAGACCTTCGCTCCTGATGTCGACACCTACTGGTTCCATCACCGCTGCTATATCGCCAAGGCGACCGACAACTTTTTGATGCCTTCGCGTACCGGTATCGAGTTTGTCGATCCCAAGCAGGAACATTGGGATATTCATCACTGGGTCCGCGGCGGCTGCCTTTACGGTGTCTTGCCATGCAACGGCCTGACCTACGCGCCGCCTCACAACTGCGCGTGTTACCCGGAAGCAAAGCTATACGGCTTCAATGCCCTGGCCCCGGTCGCGCCGACTCGTCCGATTCCCAACGAAGTCCCCGAAGAAGGACGACTGACTCAAGGCGAGGCCTACGGTACAGCTCTGCTCGCAGCCGGCGATCAACCGCTCGATGACTGGCCAACGTACCGTCATGATGCCAATCGCAGCGGCACGACCAATGGCCCGATCGACGCAACTTTGAAGACGAAATGGCGAGTTAACCTAGGTGGCCGTTTGACCTCACCGGTTATCACCGGGGGACGTGTGTATGTTGCCCAGATCGATCAACACACCCTTCATGCGATCGACGAACATGACGGACAAACGTTGTGGTCGTTCACCGCGGGCGGCCGCATTGATTCACCACCAACGGTCCGGCGTGGGAGAGTGGTCTTTGGCTGTGCCGATGGCCGGGTCTATTGCTTGACCGAGGAAGGGAAGCTGGTGTGGCGATACCGAGCCGCACCGCTGGATCGCCGTGCGATGGCCTATGAACAACTCGAGTCTCTTTGGCCGGTTCACGGCAGCGTATTGATTCACGACGAATCGGTTTACTGCGTCGCCGGACGTTCGATTTTCATCGACGGAGGACTGCGTTTGATCAAACTTGATTTGGCAACGGGCCAACAACAGTTCGAACGTATCCTGGATGAAACCAACCCCGAGACGGGAAATAACATTCAGGAAAAACTGCAGATCTTGCAGATGCCCGTCGGCTTGCCCGATATCCTGTCAACCGATGGGCGATTCCTTTATATGAAATCCCAGAAGTTCGACTTCGACGGCAATCGATTAGAGATAGGCCCGAATTCCGGGGACTTCGCAACCCAAGCATCCAAGCAGCGCGGGGATGACGCGCATCTCTTTGCCCCGATGGGCTTCCTTGATGACACTTGGTTCCATCGCTCGTACTGGGTGATGGGACAAAGTTTCGCCGGCGGTCATGGCGGGTACTACCAAGCCGGACGCTTCGCTCCGTCAGGCAGAATCCTGGTCAAGGGTAACGGCTACGTCTATGGCTACGGACGCAAACCGCAATACCTACGCTGGACGACGGTTCTTGAGCACCAGCTGTTTGCCGCCGAACAAAACCCACCTGAAATCCCAGAGAACTTTGGACGGCGGGGCGGCGCGGCTTCGGTTCCATCGGCGTCGTTCCCAAAAACTGCGAGCCTGAATCCGGCCGGCAAACCGATCACAGTAGAAGCTTGGATGACGACGATTCGTCCCCAAGGCGTTGTGATCGCTCGCGGGGGGCCAACCGAAGGTTTCGCCCTATCGCTCAACAACGGAAAACCGCAGTTCCATGTTCGCGTCGAGAAGAAACTGAAAACAATCACGGGTCCCAATCGCATTGTCGGCGGCTGGCATCACCTGGTCGGAGTTCTCGACGTCGACGGCTCGATGAAACTATATGTTGATGGCGAATTGGTAACCGAAGGAAAAACGACTGGAACACTAACGGTCGACCCGGCGCAAGGCTTAGATGTCGGTGCCGACGGCATGACCGCCGTCGGTGACTATCAATCGCCTAGCCAGTTCAGTGGCGTGATCGACGAAGTACGTTTGTACTTCATCGCCGCAACTGACGAACAAATTCTGCGCCGCTACGAAAACGGACAAGAGATTTCTCCCGATGCCGTGCTAGCGGTCAGCTTTGATGACGGCACCGCTCGCGATCATAGCCTGCAACGCAACAGCGGCACCATCGACGGTGGAACGATTGTCGATGGCAAATACGGCAAAGGCATTCAATTCAAAATCGCTCGAAATAACAAAAAGCGAAGCGGCGGGAACAATCGCCAAGGGAACAGTTTAGTTGATCCCAAATGGGCCCAGGACGTTCCGATCTATGTCCGCGGTATGGTACTCGCCGGCAACAACCTGTTCGTCGTCGGTCCCAGAGATTCGATCAACGAAGAAGAAACATTCCAGC is a window of Roseiconus lacunae DNA encoding:
- a CDS encoding UvrB/UvrC motif-containing protein, with the translated sequence MKCQFCEKPATFHITELTEPTGPQVMHLCEEHAKGFLHKGASSPMAAIATALAKQLGQSGDDLEELDQKECPVCGITFREFRNSGRLGCPYDYTHFEADLRPLLINVHDRTDHAGKHPQRSAGTADSQARMIKLRSEMEEAIKSEDYERASELRDELKNMAAPLNPPNTETDDQS
- a CDS encoding protein arginine kinase, whose protein sequence is MKRDADFEQLARYTGEWMRGEGPESDIVISTRVRLARNLADFPFIRRCSDEDRLSIERTVRSRMETIADRLWESAQYVDLEPLSEIDRQLLVERQLISREIADSDGSRAVAFDASEGYSVMINEEDHLRIQVMRSGLDIENTWKQVNRIDDMLEEVVLYAFHPRYGYLTACPTNVGTGLRVSVMLHLPALVITEQMDRVFRSMQRINVTVRGLYGEGSQYTGDFYQVSNQVTLGYTESELLDLVGKEVAPRIIEYERKAREALLKNNRDDLHDEVSRAMGILSTARKISSEETMHHLSKIRLGISMGLIDKPDVKIINQLFLQSQSAHLQKLQGRILGTAERHARRASFLQQHLSGKDDATWN
- the trpE gene encoding anthranilate synthase component I; this translates as MHHPTPNAFAALATEYDFVPVYRRLLSDALTPVTAFRRLDGAARQSSRSNTSPAETTGGACLFESVIGGEKVGRYSFLAVEPILRFAATRRQVQVLDLERGQVIDEFEDPDPLNAFRKYLDKTVAQLDELPPFVGGAIGYAGYDVVRYVEDLPHSPEDDRGIPDLDFAFYHTVCVFDHVDKTITVVTLADCRHINDESSASEVYRQASEQVDQTIDRLMGTGGDQFQPAAWDESVWRQSAKESPLTIESNFTRETFCDAVRQCVEYIRAGDIFQVVPSQRLSVKTEVDPLEIYRSLRVVNPSPFMFYLRTGDCVLVGCSPEIMCRVEDSIVTVRPLAGTRKRGQTEKEDKALEQELLADPKERAEHVMLVDLGRNDVGRVAQFGSIELTEVMVVERYSHVMHISSEVQGKLREGLDAFDALKAALPAGTVSGAPKVRAMEIIDQIEPHRRGPYAGAVGWVDYRGNMDTCIALRTMVIKDGTVHVQAGCGVVADSDPDAEYDETMNKARALITAIELTVQRLGSNS
- a CDS encoding outer membrane protein assembly factor BamB family protein; amino-acid sequence: MRPCWLSRPLLGLVVSFFFAAHSHAATPSADAQSLLDNAGIKAGFFVHLGCEDPELAKALGGGDSVQLQVLLDDDAAVDRFRTRLRSSGDYGDISADHLDGDQLPYVDNMVNLLIAESTAGLTTDELLRVLVPNGVALIKQGDRWERRVKPRPDNIDEWTHYLHDPTGNSVAHDDVVAPPRHLQWVGSPRWSRHHDRMASMSALVSAGGRMFYIMDEGSRISIQLPSKWKLIARDAFNGTILWKKDIATWQSHLWPLKSGPSQLARRLVCTEDRVYATLGYNAPLVALDAETGEVLQEYADSDATEEIISTGETLYLVVRKGEAELQNYVPLFGTVGDQARSRSILWNEEPRVLMAFDASSGERLWSKKSVVSPLSLSASDGKVFFHDGEHIVCVNGHDGEQVWRSDSVTRRDSFTFNFGPRLVLHDDVALYAGGDGKLVSLDAKSGERLWEADFPNSGYQSPQDLMVVDGLVWLAPLTSGRDSGVYTGRDPKTGKVEKTFAPDVDTYWFHHRCYIAKATDNFLMPSRTGIEFVDPKQEHWDIHHWVRGGCLYGVLPCNGLTYAPPHNCACYPEAKLYGFNALAPVAPTRPIPNEVPEEGRLTQGEAYGTALLAAGDQPLDDWPTYRHDANRSGTTNGPIDATLKTKWRVNLGGRLTSPVITGGRVYVAQIDQHTLHAIDEHDGQTLWSFTAGGRIDSPPTVRRGRVVFGCADGRVYCLTEEGKLVWRYRAAPLDRRAMAYEQLESLWPVHGSVLIHDESVYCVAGRSIFIDGGLRLIKLDLATGQQQFERILDETNPETGNNIQEKLQILQMPVGLPDILSTDGRFLYMKSQKFDFDGNRLEIGPNSGDFATQASKQRGDDAHLFAPMGFLDDTWFHRSYWVMGQSFAGGHGGYYQAGRFAPSGRILVKGNGYVYGYGRKPQYLRWTTVLEHQLFAAEQNPPEIPENFGRRGGAASVPSASFPKTASLNPAGKPITVEAWMTTIRPQGVVIARGGPTEGFALSLNNGKPQFHVRVEKKLKTITGPNRIVGGWHHLVGVLDVDGSMKLYVDGELVTEGKTTGTLTVDPAQGLDVGADGMTAVGDYQSPSQFSGVIDEVRLYFIAATDEQILRRYENGQEISPDAVLAVSFDDGTARDHSLQRNSGTIDGGTIVDGKYGKGIQFKIARNNKKRSGGNNRQGNSLVDPKWAQDVPIYVRGMVLAGNNLFVVGPRDSINEEETFQQLSESDPKVQAILNEQDQILSGAEGAKLLSVNIDTGNVEGNLEIESLPTWDGLAGAGGRLYLSTMDGGLICFEKRERVEQ
- a CDS encoding superoxide dismutase [Ni]; its protein translation is MTRLLTTTLALMFTASIASAHCQVPCGIYGDQMRFEQMLEDTQTISKAQSQVGEIAKGNLQEAQAINQAARWVTTKEEHATKIQSTIAAYFMAQRIKADGDNYTKKLTAAHAVMVGAMKCKQSADPATAKALEKAIFDFYRVYEGKEPDFAHSH
- a CDS encoding NAD(+) synthase translates to MPTDNEAFEHGIYRVLAAAPHVSVGNPQQNANSIGAVIDSSDADLIVFPELGLTGYTCGDLFGCQWLLTAAEQQLIELARRTAGKAVSVVVGLPLRVAGSLMNVAAVLDSGRIAGVVPKTFLPNYREFYEGRHFRPSGPGDPNHVSIDGDSVPFGTDLLFRCGEAVLGIELCEDLWTPNPPSGNQAIAGANVLLNLSASNETIGKAEWRRDLVRSQSGRCIAGYVYASAGPGESSSDLVFGGHCLIAENGSLLGQSRRIGDGETPPYVKETEVCCDLDLQRLAHDRRLVSSFDDAIDRQSNSFRWVELSNQKPAKPAPTKLRRYVDAHPFVPAKSEELADRCAEIFAVQSAGLVKRLSCLSKTTPLAIGISGGLDSTLALLVAIQAVDAANWPRTSLVGITMPGFGTTTHTKTSADRLIEQTGITGECIDIRQLCLDTFRSLGHSPLGIEIDEQTTVQSLQERLYQVPEDAADLTFENVQARIRTMLLMNRGFVLGTGDMSEQALGWSTYNADHMSMYNVNTSIPKTLVRFLVRFAADHYFQGETTELLHRVADTPISPELLPPGPDGEIRQNTEASIGAYELHDFFLYHFVRNGFDRDKILYLATQARFDGDYDQATIASTLDQFATRFFRNQFKRNCVPDGPKVGSVSLSPRGDWRMPSDADHRGF